The segment ACACAGAATCAGGAATGATGAGAATTTCTTTAACATTACCATTTTCTACCCCTTGAGTGATTAACCCGCTAAAATTTCAGTCAGTTCAAATTCCCTTTTCACCAAAGCCCCGATTTCTTGGAGGATCTCAAGATCCTCGGCAGAAAAACTCCGCGGCTCTATGTCCATGATACAAATCGTGGCTACGGGATATCCGCTATCCAGGATGATCGGTGCCCCGGCATAAAACCTCACCTTCGGAGCATGTGCCACCAGCGGATTCTGGGCGAAACGCTCATCTTCAAGAGTATTAGGCACGATCAAGGGTTTCATAAAAAGAATCGGGTATTGGCAAAAGGATATATCCCTCGGCGTTTGTGTCACCGCCAAACCCTGTACGGATTTAAACCACTGCCGGTCAGCCTCGACCATTGAGATATAGGCGATGGGCACTTTGAATATCAACTGTGTCAGATTCACTAACCTGTCGAAACGCTCTTCAGGGGGGGTATCAAGCAAGTGCAATTTGCGCAGGGCTTCTAACCGTTTTCCTTCATCATAAGGGGGAGTGGGTAATGGCATGGTAGCGAGACTAACCCAATGCACCCCTTCATGACAAGTCTCTAAAGGGACTCTAAAATATCCCGTTTTCAATATCGAAAACTTCCACCTCACCCTTACCTTTTAGCGTGACCATCCCTCGGGAATGGCTCTTGACCATATGCCTGACCTGTCCGGCAAATTCCCCGCTGGCCGTGA is part of the Verrucomicrobiota bacterium genome and harbors:
- a CDS encoding GAF domain-containing protein, with the translated sequence MPLPTPPYDEGKRLEALRKLHLLDTPPEERFDRLVNLTQLIFKVPIAYISMVEADRQWFKSVQGLAVTQTPRDISFCQYPILFMKPLIVPNTLEDERFAQNPLVAHAPKVRFYAGAPIILDSGYPVATICIMDIEPRSFSAEDLEILQEIGALVKREFELTEILAG